The Ciona intestinalis chromosome 9, KH, whole genome shotgun sequence genome contains the following window.
cgatatgataaatatcacgatatgataaatatcacgatatgataaatatcacgatatgataaatatcacgatatgataaatatcacgatatgataaatatcacgatatgataaatatacGTTTTCACGGTCGAACTTGCTCTGGTATAACCATCCCATTTGTTGAAAGCTTATGCGAGGTGTCTTCAAACAATGGATTGTGGATCTCCATTGGTCCTTCCACTACCTGTGTATATGCATGGTAtggtagggggagatgggacacattttcattctattctcttgtctcatttggtagtattcaaacaattatataacagttttctcacgactcccatataccgttgttaatggtttaaaacacgatcagggtatttagatAGTATGCGCTAAaattgtcccgtcttcccccaccccattTATACTTATTTTCTATACTAGGTGATTGAGTATGGCATCGTATAATGAATCCAACATATTAACCCACCGATGCGAACCCACTGCATTCATACACCGTGTATTCCCCATCACTCGTTTCTTCGTCGTTCATCTCCGCAGCGCCACCATGCGGCTCATGATCGTGTGTATGGTTGTGTATGCTGAGTAGATATTACATGTCGAGTATTGGTATAACgtgttataatttatgtttattgttaatttttatataacacaCTTCATATGacgtgctaccattgtgagcgtatgtgtccttggacaagacctTAAACggtaattgttccaacccggtggtcgctaatgggttgtttaaattatcagccatacataaaatcacccacgaagttacGCAAACCTGTTCGTTGCTTTAATcttcttttttgtttgattataATGAAACACTTCGgcacttttatttaaatttccgTCGCATTTCTGTCcagaaaaattatttgaattaaaagcCAACATTTAAATCGAATACTCAATAGCTCACAGCGTTATACATATACGGTAGCATAAAGTTGAATATTGGCACCCATTATCGTCGTGTTTATTGTTGGAGGATTAAACAACTAATTGTGCACGCAGCCATACATAAGCTATCTATCCCATCAACTCACCGGTTCAAACGTTTGATCATGCAAAGGGTTGGGCCCTGTGACGCCATAAGCCGGGTAGTCCGTCTTCTTCGCCAACCCGCTAACTTTAATTGCTCTTTACATAAAGTGATATTTGATAAATTGCCACAAGTAGCatcaagtttaaaacatttttataaaaacaaatattgttcaaATCACAACAGTTTCCCAAGTTTTTgagtaaattatttattaaaacaaataaagttaaaattttagcGCGTCTAATCTGCTGTACAAACATGCGTTTACCTTGTGGGTTTGTGCCTAACACAGGACaatagaaattaaaacaacaataaacacaacgtataaaaacaataaatcatAATAACACCCAACGCTGTTTTTGACGTTTATATCAGCTGTGGGCATCTTATAGTTAACTTTATCTTTGCATTATATACCGTGTTCTGTTGCTTGTCGTGTGTTAGTCGCATaggttatataatatttatgtgCATTCTATGTTCGTAACCCCTACAGCTCACCCCGCCTTTGATTGGTGGAAACCTCCGTTCATTGAAGCGTATCCATTGTTGATCAAAACAGAAGAATCGCTGGATCGATACAAAAccctttgtgacgtaacaagcaC
Protein-coding sequences here:
- the LOC108949751 gene encoding neural proliferation differentiation and control protein 1 isoform X2, with the protein product MNGGFHQSKAGAIKVSGLAKKTDYPAYGVTGPNPLHDQTFEPKCDGNLNKSAEVFHYNQTKKKIKATNSIHNHTHDHEPHGGAAEMNDEETSDGEYTVYECSGFASVVEGPMEIHNPLFEDTSHKLSTNGMVIPEQVRP
- the LOC108949751 gene encoding neural proliferation differentiation and control protein 1 isoform X1, with translation MNGGFHQSKAGAIKVSGLAKKTDYPAYGVTGPNPLHDQTFEPKCDGNLNKSAEVFHYNQTKKKIKATNSIHNHTHDHEPHGGAAEMNDEETSDGEYTVYECSGFASVVEGPMEIHNPLFEDTSHKLSTNGMVIPEQVRP